The nucleotide sequence CGTGTATTCTATATATGGTGGGGTACTAATGTAAGCTCAGAGGGTGGTCATACCACATACATTACAGAAAAGAACACTAAAAGAGTTTCATGTGGGATACCCCAGCATCTCTAGAAGGAAAAGGCTGATGCGAAGTTTTGAATACTGGACAAGCATGGACAAGGAAGTTGAAAAGGCTGCAGAAGATGTGCCCTGGCAGCAAAACTACCGACTACAAAATGTGAACCTTGGCCAAAAGTGAAAATACCATGGTCCCAATTGCATATCGATTTTGCAGACCCAGTATATCGATATTATTACTTAACAGTAGTGGACAGCTACACAAAATGGCCTGAGGTCACAAGGTGTAAACAAGCAACCCCATATACAGTAATAAACTTCTTACATGAGCTGTTTTCAAAGTTTAGTGTACCGGATACAATTGTCTCTGATAATGGAACACAGTTTGTATCCAGTGAGTTTAAAAGATTCTATGAGATATTCACATTAGAACATAAAACTAAAGCACCATATCAGCCTAAATCAAATGGAAGGGCCAAACGGTCAGTGGATTCTTTTAAGAGAGCTTTAAAGAAAGTTAATAAGGAAGCCACAGACAAGGTCACAATCCAACAATTCTTAAGGGTATACAGGGTAACTCCGAATCCAAATGTGCCAGAAGGAAGTTCCCCAGCAAAATTAATGTTTGCCAGAAAGGTTAAGTCAGTATTTGATAAACTGTTACCAGTGAAGAAGAAAATACGTACTTGTAAAGACATACCAAAATTCTTTAGAATAGGTGATAaggtatatataagaatgtacaaAAATGGTAAGCAATACTGGAAAGAAGGAGAAACTGTAACATACATAGGAagaatgatgtatggtgtaagaaGCAGAAATGGAATGGAAAAGAGACATAGAAATCAGCTTAAGGAAAGAGTCATAGAAAAGCAACCAACAAGAGTAGAAATACTGATGGATTGGCTATATGACACTTTACAGGTACCAACACCATTACAAGAAGTCAAAACCATATGAACAAGGAAAATGTAGAACACTGAAGTACACCCTAAAAGTACACCCTAAGAGGAAacgacattgatatatatatatatacatatatatagaaatagaaggtgatatagcttcacatggggtagaagacaactgaaggtttctaagggacaacctgctgagagccactgaccagatctgtggatggtgcaaagtcccctctcaacccaaaataatgtggtagtgaacaatgttgtagacagggctattagagaaaagtgacagtcttggaaggactggaagaatggtggtagcagggaattgtatcagactgccagaagagaagctaggagacaggtttatttagccagaggggaagcagataagaaaaaatttgccaatgttctgtgctatgaggaccaaagacttgaggtatttcatgttgcaagacagtgtatgagagagaatcgtgatgttgtaggaaagaaatgtgttcgcatggatgatggttctcttgcactaaatgaggctgcaaagagagaggtttggagacgccactatgaaaggttgctgaacaaagaaaatgaatgggagaaagagaatcTGCCGAATGTTGAACcaaccagctatccgagttgacagtaccttggtagttaaagcaattaagagtatgaagacagggaaagcccccggcccatcaggaattactgcagagatgctcaaaatatctggcagtgttggcatTAGCCtggtcacctgtatagttaaccaggcaATACATGAAagaatcatacccaatgactggtgtagcagcactatagtcaactgttacaaaggtaaaggtgatgctttagatacaaataattacagaggtatcaagctcttggatcaggtaatgaagatcACGGAGAGGGtgatagcccaactaattagggagagagtccagtttggacgagatgcagtttggtttcgtgccagggaaaagcaccactgatgctatatttctggttagacacctgcaggagaaatacctagccaaagataagcccctgtacctggctttcgttgacatggagaaagcctttgacagggtcccccgatcctttatctggtggtcccttcaggtagatggccctgctcgatctgtagaaaaggcgtaggtagaaactctataagatgtacccagtgtaagctttagacacataagaggtgcaacaatatcaaaggaaggctaactgggaggatggttttcgtatgtggcagatgctcgggagctataaataacactgaaaatgtgcagagaacaacttctgccacattccagggagaaaaactagaagtagttgatagcttccattacctaggtgaccaagtcagtagcgggggagggtgcactgaaactgtagctgctagaataagaataacctgggctaagttcagagagctcttatctctgctggtgacaaaggaccTCTCGCTCacagtaaaaggtagactgtatgatgcatgtgtacgaacagccatgctacatggcagtgaaatatgggccgtgactgttgaggatatgtgtaagctcacaaggaatgaagctagcatgctccgatggatgtgtaatgtcagtgtgcataatcAACAGAATgttagtgccctgagagaaaggttggacctaagaagcatcagatgtggtgtgcaagagagacgactgcattggtatggtcatgtggctagaatggatgaggatagctgtgtgaagaagtgccacaccctagcagttgagggaacctgtggaagaggtagacccaggaagacctgggatgaggtggtgaagcatgaccttcaaacattgggcctcatcgaggcaataactagtgaccaggacctctggaaatatgctgtgctgcagaagactcggcaagtgcaagtgtgaccataaccttgtggcccaTGCTAGGGGGTAACCAGTTCACTTATGtgtgccttttcttcattggacactaaactctggtTGCAAAGACcagttgaagcaagtgaaatcaaattcgaaatcaaactcggtgactggcagccgttgctagtggagcgctaagattGCCattcgagtgagatcgttgccagagacacaagctggccttcatgccgatggcacgttaggcacaccattcaagcatgatcattaccgcATCACCTTACtagtacttgtgctggtggcacgtgaaacattccaACGAGGTCGTTGCatgtgccgctggactggctcctgtgcaggtggcacgtaaaaagcaccatttgggcgtggtcgTTGTCaataccaccaaactggccctcgtgccggtggcacgtaaaagcacccactacactctctgagttgttggtgttaggaagagcatccagctgtagaaactctgccagatcagattggagtctggttcgccagacctcagtcaaatcgtccaacccatgctagcatggaaagcggacattaaatgatgatgatgatgatgatatataaaaggaggtaaggtgaataaaagaaattaattgttaataaaaaatttaaaaggggagatgttgtatagtgaaactgtacatCTCTCCCAGTAACAAGTGGTAGTAACAAgtcattataaatagaccagtagccaGTCGACAGAGAGATggtttgatactggtgatacgtttccatcttcagtctctagctccttacaaactttgttaATGAAAGATCTGACAACTTTTAAAAAATGAGATATTCCTAAATCGTTATACTCAGCCTTTATAATCACAATAATGGCATACCTCTTCATTTCTTatgtaagctgagggtctgccattattattttctgaaataaagattatacagagttagcaaaaactgcagcaatgacccccaaaagttatgtcctcaaataccttatgcactctgtatatatatagaagaggttgacctaggaagacatgggacaaggtggtgaagcatgatcttcaaatgttgggcctcatggggaCAGTGACTAATGACTGACACTTTTGGTgatattctgtgcttgagaagacttgtcaagccaagtgaaatcatagtcatggccattgccagaagcatgatctttgaatgttggccTCAAGGAGGAGATGATAAGTAACCAAGACCTCGGCaatattctgtgcttgagaagattcgCCAAACCAAATGAAACCATAGTCATGGCTGTTACCTGGGTCATCCAAATGGCACCCATTTAATCGTAGTCATGGCCATTGCTGGTGTCatataaatggcacccatgcaggtggcacataaagagcaccaatTATAcccttggagtagttggcattaggaagggcatccagccatagaaaccttgccagatacGACTGGAACCTGCTGCAGCTCTCTGGTttatcagttccagtcaaacaaCATGGaatcagatgttaaatgatgatgatgatatatatatatatatgtgtgttggatggtttgactaaggactgacgaaccagaaggctgcatcaggctccaatctgatctgacaaagtttctacagatggatacccttcctaatgccaaacattctatgagtgcagtgggtgcttttacatgccaccagcatgagggacagtcaggtggtactggcaacacccacactcaaaaggtgttttttacatgctacctgcatgagAGCTAGTCTGGCAGCACTGACAACGACCACACtggaatgttgtttttcacaatgtatatatatatatatattgtataaaaggtcgtgtgtaagtctacattaattcatatatttgttttcttgtaatttaccttgcatttacttcacattgttttgaccTTACTCacaatcttttatacaatatattctatacaatgcttcatagtaattattccattatatatatatatatatatattatgtttatatatttgttgtgcaagaatagaaatacaaaatggctgacggttagtaaggggagacacacaaataagaaagaagaaagcaaaggaccactgatgcggtcacaggagtgtgacgaaagaactctggccgaaataagattgagattaatgtaaaaaataaataacactgaagcaaaatgacaccaaatatatagtgcgtgtgtttttattggctaaactggcaaaatgaccattccgaaatacaacaatatatatatatatatatatatatatacatatatatatatatcgataatcGGTAAAACATAAATCtgtaaaagaagcacactctacgttatagagcagtatataatataaataaagttagataaggccagtttatgggattaccctgagTTTTACACCCATAAAGTGTATATCATCAATTCTCAAAATCTAATGGCTTAAGGCCTCTCTAGCGAGTGTGGCTTCCATATTCCAGAGAGGCCACTCACTAGAGAGATCTTAagtcaacaggttttgggatctgatgatatgccataaagctaagtgctttatggacatgaaaccaagggtaatcccataaaccagccttatctaactttatgcaacacacacatatctatatatacatttgtatatatctatgtgtatgtgtctatgtctgtgtttgtcccaccactgcttgacaacctatgttgatgtgtttacatctctgtaagtattagttcggcaaaagagactgattgaataagcactagcctttaaaaaaatatatatataagtcctgaggtcaatttatttgaataaaactcttcaaagcagtgctccggcatggccacagtcaaatgactgaaacaagtaaaagatagaagatgaaAGATATGAATGCCATATTTTATGACATTAACCATGGTTTCAATAGTAAACTTCCAAAGTTACCTTTCATATGACAGGTAACATTCTAGTTTCTTATAACTTAcattatataagaatatttttattttttaatattttttttagttttgtctttggtcagtaagtgttatttcctatttgcttctatttagaaatcaaaggaaatcactACCATTCCCTTCAAccattgcttttgtgacctggacatcaatgttctgaaactgacctattttccattacatttcagacagattcagcactgagttccTGAAGCAGAAGTatcattataacaaatattctgctcaacagcacagatttgcttgtcagttgcttgaccttgacCACCTGAGCATGTTCctttgtggctgacaatatgtgcatctctgatcatgagcaggagtaatggggaacatcatagccatgaattgagtgggattctttggggtctgaATAATGTAACAAATGCAAAGTTAGAAGGAAATACCGTAAATGCTCGAGTATAGTccgtccttgagtataatatgctggggatttttagggagctgtacctctgaaaaacctaaaccttgtatataatacgcacgccttctctaacttgagtcaaggaggtctatataacatccttggtttgtaaaaatgtatacagtaacgtcctttattattattgtatatataacataatgcaaacgtgtagcttttttgtgcattttgtttgcagaaaataaagaaataacagtaataacgtttaataaatgttgcttaatgcaagttatggatgattcttttatcacttcattgctttcaggcttagcttaaggtattttcaccccctgacatcacaaaatgcgtctgaataaacattgccagacagcaaatagagactcagacattgcttagaaaataattttcctttttaacctcgtatatagt is from Octopus sinensis linkage group LG7, ASM634580v1, whole genome shotgun sequence and encodes:
- the LOC115214468 gene encoding uncharacterized protein LOC115214468, with product MLSKPGSATYKSKLRSAKRARSADPILENSVNKAISDIKLSHEDPEIKISHQEDSLTNKHLNEQLLLLKQEVEHLKSVVAELQNKQTESHSKSPIDAEPPVISSLRTSKLKGSKSKWSKRAKKPALVSTHDPICTDSSSSAVSILEVPQPELKSIDSNLPEDCCSPKKKKCSQNSSGADLAAKPAQDQIYPVYRYYYLTVVDSYTKWPEVTRCKQATPYTVINFLHELFSKFSVPDTIVSDNGTQFVSSEFKRFYEIFTLEHKTKAPYQPKSNGRAKRSVDSFKRALKKVNKEATDKVTIQQFLRVYRVTPNPNVPEGSSPAKLMFARKVKSVFDKLLPVKKKIRTCKDIPKFFRIGDKVYIRMYKNGKQYWKEGETVTYIGRMMYGVRSRNGMEKRHRNQLKERVIEKQPTRVEILMDWLYDTLQVPTPLQEVKTI